A region from the Ichthyobacterium seriolicida genome encodes:
- a CDS encoding BspA family leucine-rich repeat surface protein — protein MSFSIDKPDNVKANISTSIDEGNSSISISLTELSYYDLEKIKSIVPSIQISKSASISDNSKNIDLSTIPTEALKYTVTAGNGETRDYTVNITHKLKKFISKWNLGANQQIKLPIYDGGDYDFTVDWGDGTKQTVTSHTKASHGYQTGGDKTITITGKIEGFNFGKVPGSKDKILEISDWGDLKLGNSISYTYTYRVSQDQNQTNPRTETVTMIAGCFQECYNLVTLPAEAPNLEEVTNMSSMFSRAEKFNSDISKWDVSKVTNMSQMFSGATKFNSDISKWNVSKVTNMSSMFSSATKFNSDISKWDVSKVTNMSQMFSGAIAFNQDIGSWNVSNVTDMIGMFNYAIVFNQNIGSWNVSNVTNMLSMFSNATAFNQNLSSWNVPSSTSMEYMFRNSGMPYSDSDSNTANSRHPNLNQHEYQDLNNIN, from the coding sequence TTGTCTTTTAGTATTGATAAACCTGATAATGTAAAAGCCAATATATCAACAAGTATTGATGAAGGAAATTCAAGTATATCTATATCACTAACAGAGTTATCTTACTATGATTTAGAAAAAATAAAAAGCATAGTGCCGTCAATACAAATTTCAAAATCTGCTTCTATATCTGATAATTCTAAAAATATAGACCTTTCAACGATTCCTACAGAAGCTCTGAAATACACAGTAACAGCAGGGAATGGAGAAACTAGAGATTACACTGTGAATATTACCCATAAGTTAAAGAAATTTATTTCAAAATGGAATTTGGGTGCAAACCAACAAATAAAATTACCTATTTACGATGGTGGAGACTATGATTTTACAGTAGACTGGGGAGATGGAACAAAACAAACAGTTACTTCTCATACTAAAGCTTCACATGGATATCAAACAGGAGGTGATAAAACTATAACTATTACAGGAAAAATAGAAGGCTTTAACTTCGGAAAGGTTCCAGGTAGCAAGGATAAAATATTAGAGATATCAGATTGGGGTGATCTGAAATTAGGGAATAGTATTAGTTATACTTATACTTATAGAGTTTCCCAGGATCAGAATCAGACTAATCCTAGGACTGAGACTGTGACTATGATTGCAGGATGCTTTCAAGAATGCTATAATTTAGTAACATTACCCGCAGAAGCCCCAAATTTAGAAGAGGTTACGAATATGTCTTCGATGTTTTCAAGAGCTGAAAAATTCAATAGCGACATAAGTAAATGGGACGTGTCTAAGGTTACGAATATGTCGCAGATGTTTTCAGGTGCTACAAAATTCAATAGCGACATAAGCAAATGGAATGTGTCTAAGGTTACGAATATGTCTTCGATGTTTTCAAGTGCTACAAAATTCAATAGCGACATAAGTAAATGGGACGTGTCTAAGGTTACGAATATGTCGCAGATGTTTTCAGGTGCTATAGCTTTCAATCAAGACATAGGTAGTTGGAATGTCTCTAATGTTACTGATATGATAGGAATGTTTAATTACGCCATAGTTTTCAATCAAAATATAGGTAGTTGGAATGTCTCTAATGTTACTAATATGTTGTCGATGTTTTCAAATGCTACAGCTTTCAATCAAAACTTAAGCAGCTGGAATGTGCCAAGTAGTACTAGCATGGAATACATGTTTCGAAATTCAGGAATGCCTTATAGTGACTCTGATAGTAACACTGCTAATAGCAGGCATCCAAACTTAAACCAGCATGAGTATCAAGATCTCAATAATATAAATTAG
- a CDS encoding transposase, translated as MSRSKNAVKKMYLDHGEKHQHFMSFTYKAKSWHKPQQCYSKVESTGLGMNIRHFSSNLPQKDARKIYFDFYVKRGDSSENRIKEVKNMCFSDRLSNHSFLANFFRLMMSSLAYEMFLLLKQKIKKTRFEVAKKWLISSIRTYLLKVGATIKITKRRIYYQLSKSFVYKGLFREIITQ; from the coding sequence GTGTCTCGGTCAAAAAATGCTGTAAAAAAAATGTATTTAGATCATGGAGAGAAGCACCAACATTTTATGAGTTTTACGTACAAAGCCAAGAGTTGGCACAAGCCTCAACAGTGCTATTCTAAAGTTGAGAGTACAGGATTAGGGATGAACATAAGGCATTTTTCTAGTAATCTTCCCCAAAAGGATGCTAGAAAAATTTACTTTGACTTTTATGTTAAAAGAGGTGATTCAAGTGAAAATAGAATAAAAGAAGTTAAAAATATGTGTTTTTCTGATCGTTTGTCAAATCATAGTTTTCTTGCTAATTTTTTTCGACTTATGATGAGTAGTCTTGCCTATGAAATGTTTTTATTACTGAAACAGAAGATAAAGAAAACAAGATTTGAAGTAGCAAAAAAATGGTTAATCAGTTCGATTAGAACCTATCTTCTCAAGGTAGGAGCAACGATTAAAATTACCAAAAGGCGAATCTATTACCAGCTATCTAAATCTTTTGTTTACAAGGGTTTATTTCGGGAAATTATTACCCAGTAA